From Cellulosimicrobium sp. ES-005, one genomic window encodes:
- a CDS encoding ATP-dependent Clp protease proteolytic subunit, which translates to MASYTIPTVVEKTPLGERAFDVFSRLLSERIVFLGTEIDDGVANVVMAQLLHLESDAPDQEIGLYINSPGGSATALMAIYDTMQFVRCDVSTICMGQAASAAAVLLAAGTPGKRFVLEHSRVLLHQPSGGGEGTISDLSIQAEEILRIRSETEEVLSRHTGQTVERLRADTDRDLVLTARQAVEYGVADAVVTSRKLAAAA; encoded by the coding sequence ATGGCGAGCTACACGATCCCGACCGTCGTCGAGAAGACCCCGCTCGGGGAGCGCGCGTTCGACGTCTTCTCCCGCCTCCTGTCGGAGCGCATCGTCTTCCTCGGCACGGAGATCGACGACGGCGTCGCGAACGTCGTCATGGCGCAGCTCCTGCACCTGGAGTCGGACGCCCCGGACCAGGAGATCGGCCTGTACATCAACTCCCCCGGCGGCTCCGCGACCGCGCTCATGGCGATCTACGACACGATGCAGTTCGTCCGCTGCGACGTGTCGACCATCTGCATGGGCCAGGCGGCCTCGGCCGCGGCCGTGCTGCTGGCGGCGGGGACGCCGGGCAAGCGGTTCGTGCTCGAGCACTCGCGCGTGCTGCTGCACCAGCCCTCGGGCGGCGGCGAGGGCACGATCTCCGACCTGTCGATCCAGGCCGAGGAGATCCTGCGGATCCGGTCCGAGACGGAGGAGGTCCTGTCGCGTCACACGGGGCAGACCGTCGAGCGCCTGCGCGCGGACACCGACCGTGACCTCGTGCTCACGGCGCGCCAGGCCGTCGAGTACGGCGTCGCGGACGCCGTCGTCACGTCGCGCAAGCTCGCCGCGGCGGCCTGA
- a CDS encoding ATP-dependent Clp protease proteolytic subunit, translating into MTTHPTHHQTGNPLGEARRPHAEAAAPASSSFDDQLTTRLLHQRIVVLGSAVDDAVANRLCAQLLLLSAEDPRADVALYINSPGGSVSAGLAIYDTMRLIPNDVSTVAMGFAASMGQFLLCAGTPGKRFALPHARIMMHQPSAGIGGTAVDIAIQAENLVYTKGLMHRLTAESTGQSVETIADDSDRDRWFTAQQALDYGMVDRIVESVDDVRPARAARKVGL; encoded by the coding sequence ATGACCACGCACCCGACCCACCACCAGACCGGTAACCCGCTGGGCGAAGCCCGGAGACCGCACGCGGAGGCCGCCGCCCCGGCGTCGTCGTCCTTCGACGACCAGCTCACGACGCGCCTGCTGCACCAGCGCATCGTCGTCCTCGGCTCGGCCGTGGACGACGCCGTCGCGAACCGTCTGTGCGCGCAGCTCCTCCTGCTCTCGGCGGAGGACCCGCGCGCGGACGTCGCGCTGTACATCAACTCCCCCGGCGGCTCGGTGAGCGCCGGGCTGGCGATCTACGACACGATGCGGCTCATCCCCAACGACGTCTCGACCGTCGCGATGGGCTTCGCCGCGAGCATGGGGCAGTTCCTGCTGTGCGCGGGGACGCCGGGCAAGCGGTTCGCGCTGCCGCACGCGCGCATCATGATGCACCAGCCGTCGGCGGGCATCGGCGGCACCGCCGTCGACATCGCGATCCAGGCCGAGAACCTCGTGTACACCAAGGGGCTCATGCACCGGCTGACCGCGGAGAGCACCGGCCAGAGCGTCGAGACCATCGCGGACGACTCCGACCGCGACCGCTGGTTCACGGCGCAGCAGGCGCTCGACTACGGCATGGTCGACCGGATCGTCGAGTCCGTCGACGACGTCCGTCCCGCCCGCGCGGCCCGGAAGGTGGGACTGTGA
- a CDS encoding Ig-like domain-containing protein: MSTVSVFSTALVGMALFYEGEATADVDLNDSGVWVTKSSAGLLGRFNYESQAMDGTLNAGSASFDVQQDAGRVLLDDSGTSSASPVNVAHLKLDGQVRLPAGAQVVSGGATTAILDGEEGLLWVLPFDGATSFDAEKLDPVAEVGGDGALTVSQDGTVFAAIPSTGTLWTVATTSKGTVDGEASSAPLPVSKGAEVEVTAVGDKPVVLDRSASHLILPGGKSVAIEGGGDARLQQPSQSSDVVVVATTDALVSQPLKGGDAQRRAAQGVPAAPVQLGACTYGAWASTGQVIRDCDGTGRDVDERLEGLDPQTRLEYRVNRRVIVLNDLSAGTLWMAADEYQKVDDWDVQMPEEAEGEESDAELTNPEQVDQFIADRSQPNKPPQPQDDSFGVRPGRTTILPVLGNDVDPDGDVMTASLAGDSPANATVQAIMGGAALQAVVPEDAQGTGTFRYSVADGRGGVAEAGVTLKVSPWGENAPPEQTGDPVLRVAQGGRATIKVLPYFKDPDGDDLYLASAAATVAGDDVRSRPDGTVEFRDGGGSTGRKIVTLLVSDGEMSFEGKLLVDVVPGPQPPVAVNDHVVVPAGQPVTVEPLRNDTDPNGDELRLASVSESAPAEITPNYDAGTFTFVSMEPRSYDLTYQVTDGPNATTGLVRVDVLPPSEAEGAPIVVTDTALLPAGGSTLVDVLANDTDPAGGVLVVQSVRVPADAGVSVAILAHQMLRVTEIRRLDTPVTVEYTASNGTETATGQVRVIPVPAPTRLQPPQAAADEVTVHAGDVVTIPVLKNDTHPDGLELFLQPELEQDVDPALGEAFVSEDTLRFKAGPEAGTAYAIYRVRDVNGQEDSAQVTIRIRDGEDNAPPQPREIDARVLSGSSVRIAVPLDGIDPDGDSVQVTGIATPAAKGTARVVDGLIEYAASKNATGHDTFTYSVLDARGATAVGTVQVGIARPAETNQPPVAVDDEITVRPGRTVSVAALANDTDPDGDQVGLVPGAIEDTHDLDAEVVTDRIVLTSPDADGAYTFYYQVQDTYGARATGAVTVNVAADAPLLPPVARDDTVPVEDILGKTEVTVPVLDNDADPDGAATELTVTTDATTATVTDTGELVVTLTENRQVITYTATDIDGLTAKAFVKVPGMTDQAPTLRPGITPLEVVSGEPLPIDITDYVLVVEGKTPRLTTEEKVTALEGTREVPSTTEIVYTSNAEYVGPAAVTFEVTDGSGPDDPEGHTALLTLPISVVPPENLPPELSTPTLDVAAGEEASIDLARFATDPDGDSLTFKATGQAQGVTVTVEGSTLHAQASPDVPKGSVVQVPITVTDGEHPPVEGTATLTVVASTRPLARANQDTVDDAHQGKATTVNVLANDANPFPDTPLEIVGAGVETGQGDVSYAGNDVTITPAENYVGIMVVTYRVQDATKDADRLVEGRVQVKVLGKPEAPATPQVEEVRSKTVVLSWDPPNNNGAEITGYTVRSQNGYEKACGTTTCTLDGLTNNVKYTFTVYATNAVGDGPASPPSAEARPDEKPDPPAAPTLEFGDQSLTVTWTNKTYTDRSPIETVNLEISPAPPSGAIQMQSLTGNQTVWTGLKNGVAYRVRVQAVNLAPDPSEWGDYSAEEIPAGLPDVPKTPSATRASDSPLNGGSIDVSWEPPFENGDAIKAYSLQRYKNGARDGAPTSLTGTSHKATGLDNESSYTFTVTAENKAGVTAESPQSAAVVPYGRPEAPPKPTVQNVGSSSQDSGIPRVSWGAADANGSPITSYTVKATPGGTTKQVSGTSVDFTDLAPGSYTFTVVATNNGGTSTSSPASASINAYQKPGVPGVTATKSSGTAGTFTITAPSSNGGNTISRYEWRLTGTQNKTGTTTSVAISGYSQDVYLDARACNAAGCGDWSAKKRIQTDAPPPPPDPRAWVVRGPRSDVSGCVGSMCTQFRVQANADFPSGSYTFECFWDGNSVSGNSYTRQLNAGSYVDLPCVLGNPYGTQRTAQVWVSISPANGITVERRSWPIW, from the coding sequence GTGAGCACCGTGTCGGTGTTCTCGACGGCGCTGGTCGGGATGGCGCTGTTCTACGAGGGCGAGGCCACGGCGGACGTGGACCTGAACGACTCGGGCGTGTGGGTGACGAAGTCGTCGGCCGGGCTGCTGGGTCGGTTCAACTACGAGTCGCAGGCGATGGACGGGACGCTGAACGCGGGCAGCGCGTCGTTCGACGTGCAGCAGGACGCGGGCCGGGTGCTGCTGGACGACTCCGGGACGAGCTCCGCGTCCCCCGTGAACGTCGCGCACCTCAAGCTGGACGGACAGGTTCGTCTGCCGGCGGGGGCGCAGGTGGTCTCCGGTGGCGCGACGACGGCGATCCTCGACGGCGAGGAGGGTCTGCTGTGGGTGCTGCCGTTCGACGGGGCGACGTCGTTCGACGCGGAGAAGCTGGACCCCGTGGCCGAGGTCGGCGGTGACGGCGCGCTGACCGTGTCGCAGGACGGGACGGTGTTCGCGGCGATCCCGTCGACGGGGACGCTGTGGACGGTGGCGACGACGTCCAAGGGCACGGTGGACGGTGAGGCCTCCTCCGCGCCCCTGCCGGTGAGCAAGGGCGCGGAGGTCGAGGTGACCGCGGTCGGTGACAAGCCCGTGGTGCTCGACCGGTCCGCGTCCCACCTGATCCTGCCCGGCGGGAAGAGCGTGGCGATCGAGGGGGGCGGGGACGCGCGCCTGCAGCAGCCGTCGCAGTCCTCGGACGTGGTCGTGGTCGCCACGACGGACGCCCTCGTCTCCCAGCCGCTGAAGGGCGGGGACGCGCAGCGGCGTGCCGCGCAGGGCGTGCCGGCGGCACCCGTCCAGCTCGGTGCCTGCACGTACGGGGCGTGGGCCTCGACGGGTCAGGTCATCCGCGACTGCGACGGCACGGGTCGGGACGTCGACGAGCGCCTCGAGGGCCTGGACCCCCAGACCCGCCTCGAGTACCGGGTGAACCGGCGCGTGATCGTGCTGAACGACCTGTCGGCGGGGACGTTGTGGATGGCGGCGGACGAGTACCAGAAGGTCGACGACTGGGACGTGCAGATGCCGGAGGAGGCCGAGGGTGAGGAGTCCGACGCGGAGCTGACGAACCCGGAGCAGGTGGACCAGTTCATCGCGGACCGGTCGCAGCCGAACAAGCCGCCGCAGCCGCAGGACGACAGCTTCGGGGTGCGTCCGGGTCGCACGACGATCCTGCCGGTGCTGGGCAACGACGTGGACCCGGACGGGGACGTGATGACGGCGTCGCTGGCGGGGGACTCCCCGGCCAACGCGACGGTGCAGGCGATCATGGGCGGTGCGGCGCTGCAGGCGGTCGTGCCCGAGGACGCGCAGGGGACGGGCACGTTCCGGTACTCGGTCGCGGACGGTCGCGGGGGCGTGGCCGAGGCCGGCGTCACGCTCAAGGTCTCCCCGTGGGGGGAGAACGCGCCGCCGGAGCAGACGGGCGACCCGGTGCTGCGGGTGGCCCAGGGTGGTCGGGCCACGATCAAGGTCCTGCCGTACTTCAAGGACCCGGACGGGGACGACCTGTACCTGGCGTCGGCCGCGGCGACCGTGGCCGGGGACGACGTGCGCTCGCGCCCGGACGGCACGGTCGAGTTCCGCGACGGCGGCGGCTCGACGGGCCGCAAGATCGTGACCCTGCTCGTCTCCGACGGTGAGATGTCCTTCGAGGGCAAGCTGCTGGTGGACGTGGTGCCGGGCCCGCAGCCGCCGGTGGCGGTGAACGATCACGTGGTGGTGCCGGCGGGTCAGCCGGTGACGGTGGAGCCGTTGCGCAACGACACCGATCCGAACGGTGACGAGTTGCGCCTGGCGTCGGTGTCGGAGTCCGCGCCCGCGGAGATCACGCCGAACTATGACGCGGGCACGTTCACGTTCGTGTCGATGGAGCCGCGGTCGTACGACCTGACGTACCAGGTCACCGATGGTCCGAACGCGACGACGGGTCTGGTGCGGGTGGACGTGCTGCCGCCGTCGGAGGCCGAGGGCGCCCCGATCGTGGTGACCGACACCGCCCTGCTCCCGGCGGGCGGCAGCACCCTCGTGGACGTGCTGGCCAACGACACCGACCCCGCCGGCGGCGTCCTCGTCGTGCAGTCCGTGCGCGTCCCGGCCGACGCCGGGGTGTCGGTCGCGATCCTGGCGCACCAGATGCTCCGGGTGACCGAGATCCGGCGCCTGGACACGCCCGTGACCGTGGAGTACACGGCCTCCAACGGGACCGAGACGGCGACCGGCCAGGTACGCGTGATCCCCGTGCCGGCGCCGACGCGGTTGCAGCCGCCGCAGGCGGCGGCGGACGAGGTCACGGTGCACGCCGGGGACGTGGTGACGATCCCGGTGCTGAAGAACGACACCCACCCCGACGGGCTGGAGCTGTTCCTGCAGCCCGAGCTCGAGCAGGACGTGGACCCCGCCCTGGGCGAGGCGTTCGTCTCGGAGGACACGCTACGGTTCAAGGCCGGCCCCGAGGCCGGGACCGCGTACGCGATCTACCGGGTGCGCGACGTCAACGGGCAGGAGGACTCCGCCCAGGTCACGATCCGCATCCGCGACGGCGAGGACAACGCACCCCCGCAGCCCCGCGAGATCGACGCCCGCGTGCTGTCCGGGTCCAGCGTGCGCATCGCGGTCCCCCTGGACGGGATCGACCCCGACGGCGACTCCGTCCAGGTCACCGGCATCGCGACCCCCGCCGCCAAGGGCACCGCCCGGGTCGTGGACGGACTGATCGAGTACGCGGCGTCGAAGAACGCCACCGGGCACGACACGTTCACCTACTCCGTGCTCGACGCCCGCGGGGCCACCGCCGTCGGGACGGTCCAGGTCGGCATCGCCCGGCCCGCCGAGACCAACCAGCCTCCCGTGGCGGTGGACGACGAGATCACGGTGCGCCCGGGGCGCACGGTCTCGGTCGCGGCCCTGGCCAACGACACCGACCCCGACGGCGACCAGGTCGGCCTGGTCCCCGGCGCCATCGAGGACACCCACGACCTGGACGCCGAGGTCGTGACCGACCGCATCGTCCTGACCTCCCCCGACGCCGACGGCGCCTACACGTTCTACTACCAGGTCCAGGACACCTACGGCGCCCGCGCCACCGGCGCCGTCACCGTCAACGTCGCCGCCGACGCGCCCCTGCTGCCCCCCGTCGCCCGCGACGACACCGTGCCCGTCGAGGACATCCTCGGCAAGACCGAGGTCACCGTCCCCGTCCTGGACAACGACGCCGACCCCGACGGCGCCGCGACCGAGCTCACCGTCACCACCGACGCGACCACCGCCACCGTCACCGACACCGGCGAGCTCGTCGTCACCCTCACCGAGAACCGCCAGGTCATCACCTACACCGCCACCGACATCGACGGCCTCACCGCCAAGGCCTTCGTCAAGGTGCCGGGGATGACGGACCAGGCACCGACCCTGCGTCCGGGCATCACGCCTCTGGAGGTCGTCAGCGGCGAGCCGCTGCCGATCGACATCACGGACTACGTGCTCGTCGTCGAGGGCAAGACCCCGCGCCTGACGACCGAGGAGAAGGTCACCGCGCTCGAGGGGACCCGCGAGGTGCCCTCGACCACCGAGATCGTCTACACGTCGAATGCCGAGTACGTCGGGCCGGCCGCCGTCACCTTCGAGGTGACCGACGGCTCCGGCCCCGACGACCCCGAGGGCCACACCGCGCTGCTCACGCTGCCGATCAGCGTGGTCCCGCCGGAGAACCTGCCGCCCGAGCTCTCCACCCCGACGCTCGACGTCGCGGCGGGCGAGGAGGCCTCGATCGACCTCGCACGCTTCGCGACCGACCCCGACGGCGACTCCTTGACCTTCAAGGCCACCGGCCAGGCCCAGGGCGTCACCGTGACGGTCGAGGGCAGCACGCTGCACGCCCAGGCGTCCCCGGACGTGCCCAAGGGTTCGGTCGTGCAGGTCCCGATCACCGTCACCGACGGCGAGCACCCCCCGGTCGAGGGCACCGCGACCCTCACCGTCGTGGCCTCCACCCGACCCCTCGCCCGGGCCAACCAGGACACCGTCGACGACGCCCACCAGGGCAAGGCCACCACGGTGAACGTCCTCGCCAACGACGCCAACCCCTTCCCCGACACGCCCCTGGAGATCGTGGGTGCCGGTGTCGAGACGGGCCAGGGCGACGTCTCCTACGCCGGGAACGACGTCACGATCACCCCGGCCGAGAACTACGTCGGCATCATGGTCGTCACGTACCGCGTCCAGGACGCGACCAAGGACGCCGACCGCCTGGTCGAGGGCCGCGTCCAGGTCAAGGTGCTCGGCAAGCCCGAAGCTCCTGCGACCCCGCAGGTCGAGGAGGTGCGGTCCAAGACGGTCGTGCTGTCCTGGGACCCGCCGAACAACAACGGCGCCGAGATCACCGGCTACACCGTGCGCTCCCAGAACGGCTACGAGAAGGCCTGCGGCACCACGACCTGCACCCTCGACGGCCTCACCAACAACGTCAAGTACACCTTCACCGTGTACGCGACCAACGCCGTCGGCGACGGACCCGCGTCCCCGCCCTCGGCCGAGGCCCGCCCCGACGAGAAGCCCGACCCGCCCGCCGCGCCCACCCTCGAGTTCGGCGACCAGTCCCTGACCGTCACCTGGACCAACAAGACCTACACCGACCGCTCGCCCATCGAGACCGTCAACCTGGAGATCTCCCCGGCACCGCCGAGCGGCGCCATCCAGATGCAGTCCCTCACCGGGAACCAGACCGTCTGGACCGGGCTGAAGAACGGCGTCGCGTACCGGGTGCGCGTGCAGGCCGTGAACCTCGCCCCCGACCCCTCGGAGTGGGGCGACTACTCCGCCGAGGAGATCCCGGCGGGTCTGCCCGACGTCCCGAAGACGCCCAGCGCGACGCGCGCCTCCGACTCCCCGCTCAACGGCGGGTCCATCGACGTGTCGTGGGAGCCGCCGTTCGAGAACGGCGACGCGATCAAGGCGTACAGCCTGCAGCGCTACAAGAACGGCGCGCGCGACGGCGCGCCGACCTCTCTCACGGGGACGAGCCACAAGGCGACCGGGCTCGACAACGAGTCGTCCTACACGTTCACCGTGACGGCCGAGAACAAGGCGGGCGTGACGGCGGAGAGCCCGCAGTCCGCCGCGGTCGTGCCGTACGGCCGTCCCGAGGCGCCGCCGAAGCCCACCGTGCAGAACGTCGGGTCGTCCTCGCAGGACAGCGGCATCCCGCGCGTCTCGTGGGGAGCCGCCGACGCCAACGGCAGCCCGATCACGTCGTACACGGTCAAGGCCACTCCTGGTGGGACGACCAAGCAGGTCAGCGGGACCTCGGTCGACTTCACCGACCTCGCACCCGGGTCGTACACGTTCACGGTCGTCGCGACGAACAACGGCGGCACCTCGACGTCCAGCCCCGCGTCGGCATCCATCAACGCCTACCAGAAGCCTGGCGTGCCAGGCGTCACCGCGACGAAGTCGAGCGGCACCGCGGGAACGTTCACCATCACCGCCCCGTCCTCCAACGGCGGCAACACCATCTCGCGGTACGAGTGGCGGCTCACCGGGACCCAGAACAAGACCGGCACCACGACGAGCGTCGCGATCAGCGGATACTCGCAGGACGTCTACCTCGACGCGCGGGCGTGCAACGCCGCGGGGTGCGGCGACTGGAGCGCGAAGAAGCGGATCCAGACCGACGCCCCGCCGCCGCCCCCGGACCCGCGGGCGTGGGTGGTCCGCGGGCCACGTTCCGACGTGTCGGGCTGCGTCGGGTCCATGTGCACCCAGTTCCGCGTGCAGGCCAACGCGGACTTCCCGTCGGGCTCCTACACGTTCGAGTGCTTCTGGGACGGCAACAGCGTCTCCGGCAACAGCTACACGCGCCAGCTCAATGCCGGCAGCTACGTCGACCTGCCCTGTGTCCTCGGCAACCCGTACGGCACGCAGCGCACCGCGCAGGTCTGGGTGAGCATCTCGCCCGCCAACGGGATCACCGTCGAACGCCGGTCGTGGCCGATCTGGTGA
- a CDS encoding helix-turn-helix domain-containing protein produces MSTDGDTTPPSAERHPALGPAQLKALAHPLRVQILDLLSTHGALTASRLADLVGESSGSTSYHLRQLARHGFVREVAGRGTARERWWERPPGGFTVSTPDETEDTATTLATAMVSREFENARARKIQAFLERSSELPTRWLDGTRLTTASMWLTADQMNEVADAWDALDATLHRFEGQEQAPGARPVQIHFNVFPTIDGKENPS; encoded by the coding sequence ATGAGCACCGACGGCGACACCACACCCCCGAGCGCCGAGCGCCACCCGGCGCTCGGTCCGGCGCAGCTCAAGGCGCTCGCGCATCCGCTGCGGGTGCAGATCCTCGACCTGCTCTCCACCCATGGCGCGCTCACCGCGAGCCGCCTCGCCGACCTCGTCGGCGAGTCCAGCGGCTCGACGAGCTACCACCTGCGCCAGCTCGCCCGGCACGGCTTCGTCCGCGAGGTGGCCGGCCGCGGCACGGCGCGGGAGCGGTGGTGGGAACGGCCGCCGGGCGGCTTCACCGTGAGCACGCCCGACGAGACCGAGGACACGGCGACCACGCTCGCCACCGCGATGGTGAGCCGGGAGTTCGAGAACGCGCGCGCCCGCAAGATCCAGGCGTTCCTGGAACGCTCCTCCGAGCTCCCGACCCGCTGGCTCGACGGGACGCGCCTCACGACCGCCAGCATGTGGCTCACCGCTGACCAGATGAACGAGGTCGCGGACGCCTGGGACGCGCTCGACGCGACACTCCACCGGTTCGAGGGCCAGGAGCAGGCGCCGGGCGCGCGCCCCGTGCAGATCCACTTCAACGTCTTCCCCACGATCGACGGCAAGGAGAACCCCTCATGA
- a CDS encoding oxygenase MpaB family protein, with amino-acid sequence MAHVVERVRGATERAIFLRVAGPDATATRARIHETPGPRWFDRGSPVQRVHGDASMFVGGLRALLLQSLHPLAMAGVAAHSGYRGDPWGRLQRTSTFIAVTTFGTADDAERAVAAVRAVHERVRGRAPDGRRYRASDPDLLRWVHVAETQSFLVAHQSFGRRPLDAQGCDEYVAQAAVVGRALGVVDAPLTRRELDAAVEEYRPALSFTPSALDAARFLLVEPPLPWPVRPAYAGLAVAARESLPAWARAGMPRVRGLPAWWARPAGATVTRLIRWALPAS; translated from the coding sequence ATGGCCCACGTGGTGGAGCGGGTGCGCGGGGCGACGGAGCGCGCGATCTTCCTCCGGGTCGCGGGCCCGGACGCGACCGCCACGAGGGCGCGCATCCACGAGACGCCGGGTCCGCGCTGGTTCGACCGGGGCTCGCCGGTCCAGCGCGTGCACGGCGACGCGTCGATGTTCGTCGGAGGGCTGCGCGCCCTGCTCCTCCAGAGCCTGCACCCGCTGGCCATGGCGGGCGTCGCCGCGCACTCGGGTTACCGGGGCGACCCCTGGGGGCGCCTCCAGCGCACGTCGACCTTCATCGCCGTGACGACGTTCGGCACCGCCGACGACGCCGAGCGCGCGGTCGCAGCGGTCCGCGCGGTCCACGAGCGCGTCCGGGGCCGGGCGCCCGACGGCCGCCGCTACCGGGCGAGCGACCCCGACCTGCTGCGGTGGGTCCACGTCGCGGAGACCCAGAGCTTCCTCGTCGCGCACCAGTCGTTCGGTCGACGCCCGCTCGACGCGCAGGGGTGCGACGAGTACGTCGCCCAGGCCGCCGTCGTCGGGCGCGCGCTGGGGGTCGTGGACGCGCCCCTGACCCGTCGGGAGCTGGACGCGGCGGTCGAGGAGTACCGGCCGGCGCTCTCGTTCACGCCGTCCGCGCTCGACGCCGCGCGGTTCCTGCTCGTCGAGCCCCCGCTCCCGTGGCCGGTGCGACCGGCCTACGCCGGGCTGGCCGTCGCCGCGCGCGAGTCGCTGCCCGCGTGGGCCCGCGCCGGGATGCCGCGGGTGCGCGGCCTGCCGGCGTGGTGGGCGCGGCCCGCCGGCGCCACGGTCACGCGGCTGATCCGCTGGGCGCTCCCTGCGTCGTGA
- a CDS encoding MarR family transcriptional regulator, protein MTVAEGNDHGAGASSGGASARDDATAHDVLGAIELEVAQLLRRAERTRASGTPGTSRRGGTLDRSGYLLLHTLGTHGPLHVNALAERLGLDASTVTRQVVALERAGHVRRARDPRDGRAVVVEPTSEGLDELAAHRVARTELYADVLGDWSRLDRALLAELLGRLNGDLDAYRRRRDTP, encoded by the coding sequence ATGACGGTTGCCGAGGGAAACGATCACGGAGCCGGTGCGTCGTCCGGCGGGGCGTCGGCGCGCGACGACGCGACCGCGCACGACGTGCTCGGCGCGATCGAGCTCGAGGTCGCGCAGCTCCTGCGGCGCGCCGAGCGCACCCGCGCGTCGGGGACGCCGGGCACCTCGCGCCGCGGCGGGACGCTCGACCGCTCCGGCTACCTCCTCCTCCACACGCTCGGGACGCACGGCCCCCTGCACGTGAACGCGCTCGCGGAGCGCCTCGGCCTCGACGCGTCGACAGTCACCCGCCAGGTCGTCGCGCTCGAACGGGCCGGTCACGTCCGCCGCGCGCGCGACCCCCGTGACGGCCGCGCGGTCGTCGTCGAGCCGACGAGCGAGGGCCTCGACGAGCTCGCCGCGCACCGGGTCGCGCGGACGGAGCTGTACGCCGACGTGCTGGGCGACTGGTCCCGCCTGGACCGCGCGCTGCTCGCCGAGCTGCTGGGCCGCCTCAACGGCGACCTCGACGCCTACCGCCGGCGGCGCGACACGCCGTGA
- a CDS encoding MFS transporter: protein MASTRNEPNRTAIYATALTAFFAIAGIAVVDPILPVIGEEIGASTWQIELLFTAYIAVMALGMIPAVMATGRFGYKKILATGVSLVAVAAVLAALSTSIGQLAALRGLWGLGNAMFFATAMVLLVSLANDREWVVELFETCVGLGFAVGPLLGGLLGGISWRVPFFVCGVFMLVALLVSVTRLQDPAEKPAPLRLGQVFRLFRKPGFLALAAVTAAYNFCFFIVLGYTPVFLGLDVVPLGLVFTAWGVGLAVGILVVGHRLAHRVGAVQTLGVAIVGVLVALVLLALDLGTAWSVVVLVGAGVFMGIANANLTDLSLALGDPDRRVTTGAFNLVRWGFAAPAPVIAGLLHPVSATAPFWLGAGILVLGVVVFVAFGHRMAGELGERVLWSRWNRRARAVEGTPEEALGEV from the coding sequence GTGGCCTCCACGCGCAACGAACCGAACCGCACCGCCATCTACGCGACCGCTCTCACGGCGTTCTTCGCGATCGCCGGCATCGCGGTCGTCGACCCGATCCTGCCCGTCATCGGGGAGGAGATCGGGGCGTCGACCTGGCAGATCGAGCTCCTCTTCACGGCCTACATCGCCGTGATGGCGCTCGGCATGATCCCTGCCGTCATGGCCACGGGTCGGTTCGGCTACAAGAAGATCCTCGCGACCGGCGTGAGCCTCGTCGCCGTGGCCGCGGTGCTCGCGGCCCTGAGCACGAGCATCGGCCAGCTCGCCGCGCTGCGCGGGCTGTGGGGCCTCGGCAACGCGATGTTCTTCGCGACCGCGATGGTCCTGCTCGTCTCGCTCGCCAACGACCGCGAGTGGGTCGTCGAGCTCTTCGAGACGTGCGTCGGGCTCGGCTTCGCCGTCGGCCCGCTGCTCGGCGGCCTGCTGGGCGGCATCTCGTGGCGGGTCCCGTTCTTCGTCTGCGGCGTCTTCATGCTCGTCGCGCTGCTCGTGTCCGTGACGCGCCTCCAGGACCCGGCCGAGAAGCCCGCGCCCCTGCGGCTCGGCCAGGTGTTCCGCCTCTTCCGCAAGCCCGGCTTCCTCGCGCTCGCCGCGGTCACCGCCGCGTACAACTTCTGCTTCTTCATCGTGCTCGGGTACACGCCCGTCTTCCTCGGGCTCGACGTCGTGCCGCTGGGCCTCGTCTTCACCGCGTGGGGCGTGGGGCTCGCGGTCGGGATCCTCGTCGTCGGGCACCGCCTCGCCCACCGCGTGGGCGCGGTCCAGACGCTCGGCGTCGCGATCGTGGGCGTGCTGGTCGCGCTGGTCCTGCTGGCGCTCGACCTCGGGACGGCGTGGTCCGTCGTCGTGCTCGTGGGGGCGGGCGTCTTCATGGGCATCGCGAACGCGAACCTGACCGACCTGTCGCTCGCGCTCGGCGACCCGGACCGGCGCGTGACGACGGGCGCGTTCAACCTCGTGCGCTGGGGCTTCGCCGCGCCCGCGCCGGTCATCGCGGGCCTGCTGCACCCGGTCTCCGCGACGGCCCCGTTCTGGCTGGGCGCGGGGATCCTGGTGCTCGGCGTCGTCGTGTTCGTGGCGTTCGGCCACCGGATGGCGGGGGAGCTCGGCGAGCGCGTGCTGTGGTCGCGCTGGAACCGCCGCGCGCGTGCCGTCGAGGGGACGCCCGAGGAGGCGCTCGGCGAGGTCTGA